The genomic stretch TAGATGTTCCCTTTGTTTCGGATCTGGACATTCTTATGGACTAAAATGAATTCCCCAATATCTGAATCCAGTAAAAAGCAGTTGACCCCACAGTCCATAGCAACCACCATCATTGTGGCACTGCCATATAGGGCATAGCCAGCGACCACAGTATTTCGGCCAGGCTGCAGAGCATCATCCTGAGAAGGCTCACCAGTTGAAGTCCTTCTATAGATGCCGAAAATACTGCCGATGGGCGCAAGGCAGTGAATGTTAGCAGCCCCATCCAGAGGATCAAAGCAGACCAcaaatttccctcttttttccggTTCTATTATTATGGCATGTCTGTTTTCATCTGACACAAGGACACATGTGGCAAAAGATGACTTCAGCGTGTTAATAATCAGGTTGTTGGAGTAGACATCCAGTTCCTTGATTTCTCTGGTCCCTT from Gracilinanus agilis isolate LMUSP501 unplaced genomic scaffold, AgileGrace unplaced_scaffold36340, whole genome shotgun sequence encodes the following:
- the LOC123254954 gene encoding fructose-1,6-bisphosphatase 1-like; this encodes MSYQDPVESEISTLTSFVLEKGEKDKSTGEISQLLICLCTAVKGISYTLRKAGMIPLYHPISEGTREIKELDVYSNNLIINTLKSSFATCVLVSDENRHAIIIEPEKRGKFVVCFDPLDGAANIHCLAPIGSIFGIYRRTSTGEPSQDDALQPGRNTVVAGYALYGSATMMVVAMDCGVNCFLLDSDIGEFILVHKNVQIRNKGNIYSINEGYTRDFEPAVLEYLQEKKCPQDNTAPYNARYIGSMVADVHRTLVYGGIFMYPANEMCPQGKLRLLYECNP